In Acidimicrobiia bacterium, the genomic window TCGGGACCCACGGCTCGCCGGACCTGATCGAAACAGTGCGCGGGGTCGGCTACCGGGCGGGCCGGTGAGATGTTCGGCAGCTTTCGAGCTCGCCTGATCGTCACGGTGATAGTCCTCATCGGTGTGACGGCAGGTTTTGTCGCGGTTCTGTCCTACGCGCTGGTCCGGAGCTCGCTACGCGGGCAGCTGGTCGATGATGCGGTCGCACGGGCCGAGTTCAACGTCACGGTGCTTGCCTCTGCCGAACAACTACCCCCCGGATCCGGGCTGACCGAGTTCGAGGCGAGCGGGCTGGCCGACCGGTTCCTCCTGCGCGGTTCAGACGGCGTGTACATAAAGTTTGCCGACGGTGAGACCTACGCCTCCTCACTCGACCTGCTGGCCGCCAACGAGTCACTCTCACCGGAGCTTCGGCAGATCGTCGACGGAGGAGAGTTCGGCTACGAGTTCCTCAAGGAAAGCGAGACTCCAACCCTGGTGGTTGCCGCCCGCCGGCCACCATCCGGTCCGGACTTCTACTTCTTCTATCCGGCAGCCGACGTCGACGAGGCGCTCTCCCAGCTGGCCCGCGTGCTGACCATCGCCGGAGCAGCGATCCTCATCTTGGGAGCCATGGGAGCGGGGCTGATCGCCAGGCGCGTCCTCAGGCCCGTGGCGATCGCCGGCAGAGCGGCCGGGATCATGGCAGAGGGAGATCTCAGCGTCCGGCTGCCGGCGACGACCAGCGACGAACTCGGAGCACTGGCCCTCGCCTTCAACCAGATGGCAGCCGCCCTTGAGACTCAGATAGGCGCTCTCGTCGCCGCCCACGACCGCGAACGACGCTTCGTGGCCGATGTCTCCCACGAACTGCGGACTCCGCTCACCGCCCTGGTCAACGAGGCCGCGATGCTGGAGGGCCGGCTGGACGAACTGCCCGACACCGACCGCAGAATAGGGCGGATGCTCGTCGACGACGTCGAGAGGCTGCGCACCCTGGTGGAGGACCTACTCGAGGTCTCCCGTCTCGACTCCGCCCCCGACTCGCCGGAGTTGTCCGATGTCGACCTGCCGCGGTTCCTGGAGGCCGTCATCGCCGACCGCCATCCGGTCGCCCGCCTCAGCGTGTCCGGGCCGATCGGCCGCATCCGCACCGACCGCAGATCACTAGAACGCATCGTCGGGAATCTGCTCGACAACGCCAGAAACCACGCTCCCGAAGCTGAGGTAGTCGTCACCGCGCGAATGGCCGCCGGGAACCTGCAAATCGAAGTCGCAGACGACGGCCCGGGAATCGGAGTCGAACACCTCCACCTTCTGTTCGACCGGTTCTACAAGACCGACCCGTCACGACAAGGGGGAACAGGCCTCGGCCTGGCGATCGCCCGTCAACACGCCAGACGCCTCGGAGGAGACCTCACGGCACGGCCCGGCACACCGCGTGGGCTTGTGTTCGACCTCAGCCTGCCTGTGACCGAATCGTTACATTCCCGTGACGGAAACGAGAACCCGGCGTAGCAACCTGATGGTGACCACAAGGATCACTACAGGAGTCAACAATGCGACGCACCATCCTCGCCGTCAGCGTGCTGGCCATCCTCACGGCAGCATGCGGGGCCGGAGATATCGGAAACGCCGGCCCGGTCACCGTTCCCCCCGGTGACACCACCGCAACAACCCTTCCGGGTGACGGCACGTCCGTTCCGACCACCGTGCCGCCGACCACGGAACCACCGGCGGACCAGCTATTCGTTGAGTTGTTCTTCATCAAAGAAGGCCTCGAGGCCAGATCGGTGATCCGGGCAGTCGATACGCCGGATG contains:
- a CDS encoding HAMP domain-containing sensor histidine kinase, which translates into the protein MFGSFRARLIVTVIVLIGVTAGFVAVLSYALVRSSLRGQLVDDAVARAEFNVTVLASAEQLPPGSGLTEFEASGLADRFLLRGSDGVYIKFADGETYASSLDLLAANESLSPELRQIVDGGEFGYEFLKESETPTLVVAARRPPSGPDFYFFYPAADVDEALSQLARVLTIAGAAILILGAMGAGLIARRVLRPVAIAGRAAGIMAEGDLSVRLPATTSDELGALALAFNQMAAALETQIGALVAAHDRERRFVADVSHELRTPLTALVNEAAMLEGRLDELPDTDRRIGRMLVDDVERLRTLVEDLLEVSRLDSAPDSPELSDVDLPRFLEAVIADRHPVARLSVSGPIGRIRTDRRSLERIVGNLLDNARNHAPEAEVVVTARMAAGNLQIEVADDGPGIGVEHLHLLFDRFYKTDPSRQGGTGLGLAIARQHARRLGGDLTARPGTPRGLVFDLSLPVTESLHSRDGNENPA